The Larimichthys crocea isolate SSNF chromosome XXI, L_crocea_2.0, whole genome shotgun sequence genomic sequence AGCAGGACAGGTGGGTGGAACCTTTACCTTCCAGCCCCTGTTGGCATTTTACAGCGCCGTCtgttaaaaataatgaagtggAGTTTTCTGCTGCACGCCGCCTGAATTTAAATACAGAACGAGTTCATGTAAAGCAGAACACCTGAGAAACTGTGTTAATGAAGATGTTATTGGATGAGCTGATCGTGTTTGCTGAGCGCggtttaaacataaaaaagaaatgctgtgGAGCAACCAGTGACTGTGTGTTACTGAAGAaaagtgtatctgtgtgtaggtgtgtgtgtgtaggtgtgtgtgtgtctgtgtgtaggtgtgtgcgtCACAGAGACATGGGATAAGCCCGTGTCCTGGGAGTGATTGTCGGAGGGAATGCTCCTGGTGCCTCATATGAACAAAGACAAGATTGTACTCAGGatacacaggtgtgtgtgtgtgtgtgtgtgtgtgtgtgtgtgtgtgtgtgtctctctctcatacctccacacatacagacactggATGTTGACTCGCCATTCATTGTCCAGTGTATCCACTGTGGATCTTATTGTGGCAGCCGATTGAATAGCAGCCCGTCGACCTCATCAgatcttctttctcttcctttcctcctctcactctctcccggggtctcttctctccctcttttattcctctcctcctcttttcttctccctcttttttgttttctatgcATCTTTGTTCAGCCCATGCTCCCCCtcatttcctcatttccttCTTGGTTTGTAATCATCCTCTGCTCGCTGGCGTTCTTTGTTTACCACTGGCCGCACAGCGGACAGTACCGTGCGACTGTGTATTCCCAATTGACAGCAATTAATGCcagttttttaatttgattatcTCATAGTTCGTACACTATAAAGCAGCCCAGTGAAAGAAGAGAATGAACACTTGAAAGTGACAATGTATTTTAAGAGCATCGCtcttatttgatttgtttcctTTTGAAACAATGTTGATATAAAGGGAGCCCATTTTATCAGCGTTAAGGAGATAAAAAGGGTTTAATGTTAAACATATCAACATCTCAATGATATAACACTTAGACTACATATTTCCTTTTCCGAAATGTTGCCAAGTTCTGTCCAATTCTTACAGTCGCTGACGCTGAAACGCTTCATGTTTGATCCACTCTGTTCTCAGATCATCACGTTGGCCACTTTGGCATTGATCGACTCACAACACACTGAGAGCTGCACCGTCCTACTCTCTGACCTCTAGTCACTCATTCACCGTGTTCACACGAGCCCTGTCATGTCATGCATGGACGAGACGTCCATCCAAACTCGAGAGGCCAGCTCAGTTGACTCATTCAAAAGTAAACTCGAAACACATCTCTCCACGTCAGCCTTTAACCTCAATTAGTCCGCCTTAAGTACCAAACTACAGTTATCTGTTCAGTTTTATGTGTGTTACATTTATGCaccatgttttacatttttccaactgtgtattgttgtttttactacatatattttaaacattattttttaaatgttccatCTGTATTTAAGCTCACTATCTCACtacagttttatatattttgttaatgattcattattattttatttcatgtacagcCCTTTGTGACTTTGACTTGacttaataataatgttacagCTGTCGGATGGTTAGCTCATGTATTATATGTATCCTCAGGTTAGACCATTTTCCAAGAGAATGCcctgtaataaaaaaagatttagatATAATGCATGGTACACTATAATTTgttcatagtttatttgtttatttgtgggTTTTTCTGGGAATTATTTAATATCAAgatgtagtaaaaaaaaaacaagttctgtttgttttttaaggttGCATCTTCgaattgtttttgtcttatcagcagaacccaaagatattttacagtttacagtgatataaCACAGAACAGCAGCAAACTATCTCATTTCAGAAGGTCTCTTAATTGAGTAAAAGattaattaaactaaaaaaaaacttgattgtAGCACTAATCATCAAAATACAATTACATATCTTGTAAAATGAGGccgttttttattattaaattgcACAGTAGACCTCTGGAGACAAACGTCACTGTTGTATGAGGATACAATATATCCCGTATAATTCAGCAGCGATGAAAAGTTTGTGTCTAATCCTCATTTCCCCTTTTCTGTGTGCAGAACTCGAGGTTGACTCTGGTGTGTGAAGAGCCAGACTGTTGGATCAGTCTGctccctctgacctctgacgCCTCAGCCGCCAACTGCACCATCTACAGCCGAGGTGAGTTCTTCTAACAGAGGACGCATGAAGCATCGTGTCCACCTTGATATGGCTCAGTGTGTTCCTGTGAACCGGTCATACTGAACATATGTGTCACCATTCCTCATCTGCCACTGAGAGCCTTTGGACAGCTCCACCACACTAACACTAAGTCAACAATTAACTTTAACCCCTTATTTATATTTgcatatataataatgtatttgtCAAGAAATATACCTGCTCCAGAGGGCACCCATGAGTGGAGGCGTATATATGAATagataatgaatgaaaacatattaaaacacaggGTGTCTTTATTAATAAGTCAGAATTATTgacaagtactgtacttaattAACTTTAGAAATGTCCATGTATCTGCCTATTACTGCAGCTTAGGGTAAAGATTATtcattatatgtttatatactaCTGAATTGGGAGAGGTTAAAGTAAAGTGTTACCAGTTTTCCTGCTAAAACTCTCCTTATTACTAACCAGTAATCATCTTCGTAAGAATAGCACAGGTGTAATGATCGCTTCACTCCATTCAGGTGTGCCACTTCCACTGTTTTACCGCTGTGGACACTTAAATTCAATGGAGccatcattcattattttagtatcaatgcagaatctgtaggaaAGAGACCAAGATTTTGATATCAGAGGCCTTCTGGTCTCCGtagtagtattgaccaatcacgttaGAGCAGGCTATCAGAACCCATCAGCTGACGTCTGACAAAACTGTATCTGCATTCATacgcagatatctgtttatagaaacTAGCCAGCATGTCTCTCTCTTGTCATTCTTGTGTATTAAGTTACTAATcggcagaaaaagagaaaagtcttggcctggatatttttttatctgtttgccAGATATCAGAAAGCCCTGAAACATTGGCTGTTGCCTCCAGAGGCAAAATGTTCATCAGAGATTAGACAACAGGTTCTGAGATTGGTTCCACCTTTGTGTTTCTCACattgacaagtcaaaatatttTTGGGGTCTTGGCAGTCATAGACATAAAAAAGTTTCCTTTGTCACTTTCCAATCCTGATCCTTtgagtctttgtgttttcaggtgagGAGTTGTTCTGTAAGGTGACCGCAGAGCTTCCGGCCGGTGAAAGGCTCTTGGCTCACCTGTCGCCCCCTCCTGGTTCTTCCTCGTCCCCGTTGGGCCAGCTCTCCCCTCCACTCAGCCTCGTCACCCAGAAACAACCTGCCGTGAAGGAGGAGCCGCTGTACCCGGCGGCGCTACACTCAGAAATCCAGCTCCTCCCACAACAAGCCGGCATGGCCGCCATCTTGGCTACTGCTGTTGTCAATAGTGAGTGATGAGACAATCATGTATATacttaaataaagttttcatgTTATCAAAGGCATGAGAAACACCCATTATATAGTAATATGATcgaaatgtaatataatttcTTAAGAATATGTAttcaaaatgtagaaaaatgtaTGTTCTTCATTACATCCAATGCAGAATCGGCTTTTAATCTTTCATGCAGCctttatattttgatattaaGATAGTTCTATTGTAATTTACCATGTCTTGAAGCTGTAATGTTCTCTGTGGCCACAAGATGACACTGCAGCTCCTTAAGATTCCTCAGCTGCTGAGTATTTTCCCTCCTGTCACTGCTTCACCTTAAAGTTTCCTTTTGGCCATGTGCCGCTGTGCTGATGTCTGTggctgatacacacacacacacacacacacacacacacacacacacacacacacacacacacacacacacacaaacacacacacacacataaacactggtGATTATCCTAGATGAATACACATTCCCAGATCTGGTAAAACTGCAGCAAATAATTGGATGTTGTTAAAAATAACCCAGATGATAAGATGTATGGTAATCTTAACCTGTGCCCTGTTGCCTTGGATACTCATAGcaatggtgtgtgtttgtgtgtgtgtgtggtaagcATGAGGGCTTGCACTATCTATTAGAGCTGTAGCTGTAGTGCTTCTTCTTGAAGTTAAACACTCATTACTTAACGAACAGGTGCTTTCTCTTATCAAGTTGCTCGTTCAGCTAACTCTTAATTTGTGTCCTGGCCATCAGAGGACATTTTTCCATGCAAGGACTGTGGGATCTGGTATCGCAGTGAGAGGAACCTGCAGGCACACCTCATGTATTACTGCGCCAGCCGTCAGAAGCAGCCGGCCACAGCCTCGTCCCCGCCACAAGACAAACCCAAGGAGTCCTACCCCAACGAACGCGTCTGCCCCTTCCCACAGTGCAACAAGAGCTGCCCCAGTGCCAGCTCACTGGAGatccacatgcgcacacacagtGGTAAGTGGTAAACTACACTGAGCCCtaacttcagtgtgtgtgccttCAGCAGCCGCCACGGTTTGTCCTTATTGTCCTTCTCCGTCTTCACGCAGGTGAACGTCCGTTCGTCTGTCTCATTTGTCTGTCAGCCTTCACCACGAAAGCAAACTGTGAGCGCCACCTTAAGGTCCACACGGACACCCTGAACGGAGTGTGTCATGGCTGTGGCTTTGTCTCCACCACACGAGACATCCTCTACAGCCATCTGGTCACCAGCCACATGGTTTGCCAGCCTGGATCTCGCAGTGAGGTCTACTCCCCGGGGCCAGGCCTTCCCAAGCTCTCCCTTTCCACTGGTAAGGCATACCATCATTGGCACAACAGATCCATTCAGTGTTATAGTTCACTAACTTTGACTCTTTTCATCAGGTCTCAGTCCAGGAGACTCTGGTGTGGTGCTGAAGTGTCAAGTGTGTGGCCACAACTGTGACTCCCCCGCCCAGCTTCAGCAGCATGTACGAAGTACCCACCTTGAGGTCAGGGACCCAGCTGAAAGGAGCCCCACCCCTCGCCAAAGTACTCCATCATCAGTTGACCAGCCCCAGGAGAGGGAGCCCCTAGCTTGTGTCCCTAAGCCAGAGTCATCCAGCCCGGGTGCAAACGGTGGTTCTGCCACGCCTCGAGACTATAGTCCTAGTGACACCCCAACCATTGACCTAAAGATCAAAGAGGAGCCACATTCGGACACTGAGACGGAAGTGCAGCAAATGGTGATtaaggaggatggagaggaggacgaggaggatgaggaggaggaagaggaagaggaggctggCGAAGACGAGGGGGATCAAGAAGCAAAAAGGAAGACAAAGGAAGGCCAAACTGCCGCCTCCTCCTGTCAGATATCAAACTCTCCGAAGAGTCCGGCCACCACGACTGTGAAGGCAGAACCAACTAGTCCCACCCCTGGTTCTAGCCCTGCCCATGTGGGAGGTACAGGGTCGGTTCTTCCAGGGGGAGCGCTGTTCTTGCCTCAGTACATGTTTAACCCTGAGGCAGCCATTTTGCCTCAGGCCTCAGAGATACTGGCTAAAATGTCAGAGATGGTCCACAGCCGTCTGAAACAGGGCCAGACGGTTCCTCAGAACAACCCAGCGGCCTTCTTCCCCTCTGGACCGACTGCACCTACGGCCACAGCCACTCCACCCCACAAAGGAGCCACCTGCTTTGAGTGTGATATCACCttcaacaacattaacaactaCTATGCACATAAGAGGCTGTACTGCTCCAGTAGGCACCACGGTGAAGGTGCAACATCAGCTTCAGGCCCCGGATCAACGAGGGATGCAGCCCCAGCCACGGTGCCTTCCAGTGGGACACATGGCGCAACTGCATCTCCTCAGGGTGGAGCAGCAAGTAGAGCAGCTTCTGCCTCTCCCACTGACTCTGACCCGGCTGCAGGGAGTGGAGCAGCAGAATCTAagaaggtggtggaggtgaagaCCGAAGCCACTGTGGGGAGAGAAGGAATATCATCCTCTTCTGAAGGGGAAGGCGGAGGTGGaagtgctggaggaggagctggaggaggaagagcaagCGAAGGTAGCCAGAGTCCCGCTAGTGGTTCTGCAGAGGACTTAGAAGACGATCCCAATCGGACCTTTTGCGAAGCCTGCAACATCCGCTTCAGCCGTCATGACAATTATACTGTTCACAAACGCTTCTACTGTGCATCCCGCCATGACCCATCCAACCACCGGTCCACACACATGACCAAGGCAACCACCACAGCAGCCTTCCTTCCTCAGCCCATCCGCACACGCAAGAGAAAGAAGATGTACGAGATTCACATGGCCAGAACTGAAGCCTTAGCcaacgctgctgctgccgccgccgccgctgccccATCTCCCTCTGTTCTGGGCTTGGCAGTGAAGCAAGAAGTTTCTCCCGGCGGTGCAGGTAGTTCTAGTCCCGAAGGAGATGGCCCGATTGACCTCAGCAAGAGACCCCGTCTGAGAGAGGGCCCACGAAACAGCAGTAGCAGTATTCTCCCTGCCCTGCCTCTTAGTGACTACCACAAGTGCACTGCCTGCAGTATCAGCTTCAACAGCATTGAGAACTACCTGGCTCATAAAACATACTATTGCCCCGCCACCACCCTTCAGCCCCACACCTTGGAGCAGCTTCACAGGCTCAAGAGATCGGCCTCTACCTCTCCCAAAAGCAGGCCTCAGCAGGAGCGTCCAGACCTTCTGCATCCTGTGGAGGCTAAAGCTCTCCCTGCTGAGTGGGTTGCCCAGGCTCAAGGCACGTCATCCAGTCCTCATCCCTCTGCCTTACCTGCCCCCAACACCACATCTCCACCCCATACGACCACCACACTTGCAGCCACCCCTGGAGCTGGAGCCAAAGGTGTAAGCGCCAGTTCTCCACAAGTGATCTGCCCATACTGCCCGAACAGGCTCATCACGTGTGATCTGATGGAGCACTTCAAGACTACCCACGGCCTGGTTGTAACCATTCAGCCACCCCAGGAGTCCCTGCCCCAGCCAGGCAGTGCAGTCAGTCGCAGCCCCAGCCTTAGTCCCAGGGATGGAGCTACTGCTACCACCTCCGCCACCCCAGCTAGCCAGCCCCACCAGGTCTCCCGAGTGCACAGAGACGGCATCAATGGGCAGGCAAGGAGCGGTACAACTTCCCCTGCCTCCCCACTGGTAAACGGCAGCCCTTCAGCTGGGGATGGATCACCTTCAGCCAGCTCACCTCTACCAGTGTCTCCCCAAAGGGCTCCCTCTCTGACTTTGTCACCTGTGCCTGAGATCCTGAGGGAGACTGTGGGGTCATCCCACCTTCCAAACAAGGCCACGCCAACTGTGGCCACCCATCCTGTCGTCACACCCCAGCCCGCCCCAATCCCCGGCACTAAAACCACAGTGAACTCCC encodes the following:
- the zfpm1 gene encoding zinc finger protein ZFPM1; amino-acid sequence: MSRRKQSKPRQIKRSLGDLDGGEENTPDNLSLSGEEGGASDPDDSAEGDSSSPPPYTPLYNEEPRTQDSRGGPDDEYEDREEQGSTHSGREEQDEGAEEEEEEVLQWRGPDDLEFSDEGGGSRVVASRDLHPDKSWGPYPGVIQSDGSTDDQETGENSRLTLVCEEPDCWISLLPLTSDASAANCTIYSRGEELFCKVTAELPAGERLLAHLSPPPGSSSSPLGQLSPPLSLVTQKQPAVKEEPLYPAALHSEIQLLPQQAGMAAILATAVVNKDIFPCKDCGIWYRSERNLQAHLMYYCASRQKQPATASSPPQDKPKESYPNERVCPFPQCNKSCPSASSLEIHMRTHSGERPFVCLICLSAFTTKANCERHLKVHTDTLNGVCHGCGFVSTTRDILYSHLVTSHMVCQPGSRSEVYSPGPGLPKLSLSTGLSPGDSGVVLKCQVCGHNCDSPAQLQQHVRSTHLEVRDPAERSPTPRQSTPSSVDQPQEREPLACVPKPESSSPGANGGSATPRDYSPSDTPTIDLKIKEEPHSDTETEVQQMVIKEDGEEDEEDEEEEEEEEAGEDEGDQEAKRKTKEGQTAASSCQISNSPKSPATTTVKAEPTSPTPGSSPAHVGGTGSVLPGGALFLPQYMFNPEAAILPQASEILAKMSEMVHSRLKQGQTVPQNNPAAFFPSGPTAPTATATPPHKGATCFECDITFNNINNYYAHKRLYCSSRHHGEGATSASGPGSTRDAAPATVPSSGTHGATASPQGGAASRAASASPTDSDPAAGSGAAESKKVVEVKTEATVGREGISSSSEGEGGGGSAGGGAGGGRASEGSQSPASGSAEDLEDDPNRTFCEACNIRFSRHDNYTVHKRFYCASRHDPSNHRSTHMTKATTTAAFLPQPIRTRKRKKMYEIHMARTEALANAAAAAAAAAPSPSVLGLAVKQEVSPGGAGSSSPEGDGPIDLSKRPRLREGPRNSSSSILPALPLSDYHKCTACSISFNSIENYLAHKTYYCPATTLQPHTLEQLHRLKRSASTSPKSRPQQERPDLLHPVEAKALPAEWVAQAQGTSSSPHPSALPAPNTTSPPHTTTTLAATPGAGAKGVSASSPQVICPYCPNRLITCDLMEHFKTTHGLVVTIQPPQESLPQPGSAVSRSPSLSPRDGATATTSATPASQPHQVSRVHRDGINGQARSGTTSPASPLVNGSPSAGDGSPSASSPLPVSPQRAPSLTLSPVPEILRETVGSSHLPNKATPTVATHPVVTPQPAPIPGTKTTVNSPVQNGNSRFCRLCNIKFSSLSTFIAHKKYYCSSHSAEHVK